The proteins below are encoded in one region of Triticum aestivum cultivar Chinese Spring chromosome 1B, IWGSC CS RefSeq v2.1, whole genome shotgun sequence:
- the LOC123079312 gene encoding uncharacterized protein codes for MGAGVDQIGEIEGGEEETERNRSEERIEYKPPRRRRGRSGANRFAGRGGGVGPPGCGYFDSVAPIRPAKPPRSDPSDGGAGCAVVAAGGDLPELRKLCDLEAKPQKLVLDGGVANGEEYMEMQYYYGINCIDNQHHTFAKK; via the exons ATGGGCGCCGGAGTGGATCAAATCGGAGAAatcgaaggaggagaagaagagacgGAGCGAAATCGGAGTGAG GAAAGGATAGAATACAAGCCGCCCAGGAGGCGACGCGGCCGGAGCGGAGCGAACCGCTTTGCCGGCAGAGGAGGCGGCGTGGGTCCTCCAGGCTGCGGGTATTTCGACAGCGTCGCCCCGATACGCCCGGCCAAGCCACCGCGCAGCGACCCGTCGGACGGTGGTGCGGGCTGTGCCGTGGTTGCAGCGGGTGGCGACTTGCCGGAGCTCCGCAAGCTCTGCGATCTCGAGGCCAAGCCCCAG AAGCTGGTGCTGGATGGAGGGGTTGCGAACGGGGAAGAGTACATGGAGATGCAGTACTACTATGGGATCAACTGCATCGACAATCAGCATCACACG